The segment GCGGTTGGCGAGAAAAATGTCATGCCACATGGTCGGGTCGCTACCGGCGATTCTCGTGAAATCGCGAAAACCTCCCGCAGCGTACCGGAAGATGTCCAGGTTTTCATTGCGCTTGGCCAGCGAATCGACCAGCCCGAAGGCCAGCAGGTGTGGCAAGTGGCTGGTCGCGGCCAGCACTTCGTCATGGCGCTCGACCGGCATGTGCTCAACGTCAGCCTCCAGCGTACGCCACAGGCGATCGACCAAGGCCAGCGCTGCAGGGTCGGTTTCGGCCAGCGGCGTGAGGATGACCTTGTGCCAACGGAACAGGCTGGCGTTGGACGCCTCCACCCCGCTCTGCTCGGAGCCAGCGATGGGGTGGCCAGGCACGAAACGCGACAAGCGCTCGCCAAGCACCGAACGCGCTTCGCGCACGACGTTGCCCTTGGCACTGCCAACGTCCGTGATCACGGCCTCACCCAGATCGAGCCGGGCCAGGCGCGCCAGAACTTTCTCCATGGCTAGAATTGGCACGGCCAGTTGGATCACATCGGCGCCAAGGCAGGCCGTGGCCAGGTCCTCTTCGCAGCGGTCGACCACGCCCAGGGCAACGGCCTGCTTGCGCGACGGCGCATCGAGGTCGACGCCGACCACTTCGCGGCACAGGCCGCTTTCACGCAGGCCTTTGGCGAACGAGCCACCGATCAGACCGAGGCCGACCACCACCAGGCGGTCGATGATCGGGGCGGGTTTGGTGTTTGCTGCTTTTACCACTGGTATGAACCCTGTACGAAAATCGAGGCAGTCCATGAGGACTTACGGGGCCGTGCACCGACCCGGAAGGTTGCGCGTCAAAGCACCGCCTTCGGATAAGACCCCAGCACTTTCAGCGCCACCGCCTCCTGGCTGATCTGCTCTAGCACCGCCTTGATCAGCGGATCGCGGTGATGGCCGACGAAGTCGATGAAGAACACATAGGTCCACTTGCCACTGCGCGAAGGCCGGGTCTCGATGCGGGTCAGGTCGATACCATTCTGGTGGAACGGCACCAACAACTCGTGCAGTGCACCGGGCTTGTTGCTCATCGAGACGATGATCGACGTCTTGTCGTCCCCGGTGGGCGGCACTTCCTGGTTGCCGATCATCAGGAATCGCGTGGCGTTGTCCGGACGGTCCTCGATTTTCTCGGCAAGACGGGTCAGGCCGTACAGGTTGGCCGCCATGTCGCCTGCGATGGCCGCCGAGTTCCACTCACCCTTGACGCGCTTGGCAGCCTCGGCGTTGCTCGACACCGCCACACGCTCGACGTTGGGGTAATGGGCATCGAGCCACTTGCGGCACTGTGCCAATGACTGGGCATGGGAATAGATGCGACTGATGCTGTCGGTCTTGGTGTTCTCGCCCACCAGCAGGTGGTGGTGAATACGCAGCTCCACTTCGCCACAGATCACCATGTCGTGCTCGAGGAAGCTGTCGAGGGTGTGGCTGACTGCACCTTCGGTGGAGTTTTCCACCGGCACCACGCCGAAGTTCACGGCCCCGGCTGCCACTTCGCGGAACACCTCGTCGATGGCCGCCATCGGACGACTGACCACGGCATGACCGAAATGCTTCATGGCGGCGGCCTGGGTGAAGGTACCTTCAGGGCCCAGGTAAGCGATCTTGAGTGGCTCTTCCAGTGCCAGGCACGAGGACATGATTTCGCGGAACAGCCGCGCCATTTCCTCGTTGTCCAATGGCCCCTTGTTGCGCTCCATCACGCGCTTGAGCACGGCAGCCTCGCGCTCGGGACGGTAGAACACCGGCGCCTCGCCCTCGGCCAGCGACGCGGTCTTGACCTTGGCCACTTCCTGAGCGCAGCGAGCACGCTCGCTGATCAGCTCAAGAATCCTTTCGTCGAGGCTGTCGATGCGCACACGCAGCGCCTGCAGTTCATGCTCGGACATCAACCGTGCTCCTTCTCGAATTCAGCCATGTAGTCCACCAGGGCTTCAACCGCATCCAGGCCCAGGGCGTTGTAGATGGATGCACGCATGCCTCCAACCGACCGGTGGCCCTTGAGGTTGAGCAAACCACGGGCGTCGGCACCGGCCAGGAAGGCCTTGTCCAGGCGTTCGTCGGCCAGGCGGAACGGGACGTTCATCCACGACCGGGCATTGACGCTGATCGGGTTGCTGTAAAACGCGCTGGCATCGATGAACCCGTACAGCAAGTCTTTCTTGGCACGGTTGCGCTGCTCCATGGCGTCCACGCCGCCCTGCTCCTTCAACCACTCGAAGACCAGGCCTGAGAGGTACCAGGCGTAAGTCGCAGGCGTGTTGTACATCGAGCCATTGTCTGCCGAGACCTTGTAATCGAGCATGGTCGGGCAACTGCTGCGGGCATGGCCCAGCAGGTCTTCCCGCACGATCACCACCACCAGCCCGCTAGGGCCGATGTTCTTCTGGGCACCTGCGTAGATCAGGCCGAACTGCGACACGTCGATGGGGCGCGAGAGAATGTCGGAGGACATGTCCACCACCAGCGGCACATCGCCGGTCTGTGGCACCCAGTCGAACTGCAGGCCACCGATGGTCTCATTGGACGCATAGTGCACGTAAGCCGCGTTGGCGGTCAGGTTCCACTCGTTCTGGCCAGGAATGGCCAGGTAGTCGTAGGGCTTGGCGCTGGCAGCCACGTTGACGTTGCCGAAGCGGCGCGCTTCCTCGATGGCCTTTTTCGACCAGATCCCGGTCTCGATGTAGTCAGCGGTGCCGTCTTCTGGCAACAGGTTGAGCGGGATTTCGGCAAATTGCTGGCTGGCGCCGCCCTGCAGGAACAGCACCTTGTAATTGGAGGGGATGGACAGCAGGTCACGCAGGTCCTGCTCGGCCTTCTCGGCGATGGCCACGTAGTCGTCGCTGCGGTGGCTCATTTCCATGACCGACAGGCCCTTGCCGTGCCAGTCCAGCATCTCGGCCTGGGCGCGCTGCAGCACGGCATCAGGAAGCGCGGCAGGGCCTGCGCAGAAGTTAAAGGCTCGTTTGCTCACATCCACTCTCGCTCTGCCAAATAGAACAACATCGTAATTCGGTGGCCCAGGCCTGCTTGGGGCCCTTGCAGGCCAAATGCCTGGCTTGATCAGTCAAACGGGGCGACCTTGGTCGCCCCGTTCGGGTTCAGCGCACTTACTCTTGCGGGGCCTCTTCGGCGCCCGCCGCATCTTGCTCGTCAGGAGCCTGGGCCTCCACGCCCTCCTCGTCCAGCTCGATGAGCGCATCGAGCTCTTCCTCGGACGGCTCCTGAATACGCTCAAGGCCCACCAGCGTCTCGTCGGAGGCCAGCTTGATCAGCGTCACGCCCTGGGTGTTCCGGCTCAGGCTGGACACCTCGCCGACCCGGGTACGCACCAATGTGCCTTGATCGGAAATCAGCATGATTTCTTCACCTTCCTGCACCTGGATGGCGCCGATCAGCAAACCGTTGCGCCCCTTGGTACCCATGGCGATCACGCCCTGGCCGCCACGGCCGCGACGGGGGAACTTGGACAGCGGGGTACGCTTGCCATAGCCACGCTCGGACGCGGTGAGGATCTGCGCGCCGGACTCCGGGATCAGCATCGAAATGATCTGCTGGCCCTTGCCTAGCTTCATGCCGCGCACGCCACGGGCGGTACGGCCCATTTCGCGCACCACGCTCTCGGCAAAGCGGATGACCTTGCCGGCGTCGGAGAACATCATGACTTCCTTGGCGCCATCGGTGATGGCCGCCGCGATCAGGGTGTCGCCTTCCTTGAGCTTCAGGGCGATCAGGCCGTTGGAGCGAGGACGGGCGAACTGGACCAGCGGCGTCTTCTTGACGGTGCCGGAGGCGGTGGCCATGAAGATGTAAGCGCCGGTAGGCTCTGCCGCCCACTCGGGGGTGTCGCCTTCTTCCTCGTCCACTTCCTCCACTTCGACCAGCTCGCCTTCGAGCACGGTGTCATCGGCGTCTTCGAGTTCTTCTTCGAGGTCGGCGTTCTGCTGCAAGGCTTCAAGATCGACCTGCAACATGGCGGTGATGCGCTCACCCTCTTCCAGCGGCAGCAGGTTGACCAGCGGGCGACCACGGGCAGCGCGGGACGCCTCGGGGATTTCGTAGGTCTTCTTCCAGTACACCTTGCCCTTGCTGGAGAACAGCAGCAGGGTAGCGTGGCTGTTGGCGACCAACAGGTGCTCGATGTAGTCCTCGTCCTTCACGCCGGTGGCCGACTTGCCCTTGCCGCCACGGCGCTGGGCCTGGTAGGCGGACAATGGCTGGGTCTTGGCATACCCGCCATGGGAAATGGTCACCACACGCTCTTCTTCCGGGATCATGTCGCCGTAGTTGAGGTCGTGGCTGGCATTGAGGATTTCGGTGCGACGGGCATCGCCGTACTCGGCGCGAATCGCTTCGAGCTCTTCGCGGATGACTTCCATCAGGCGCTCGGCGCTGTTGAGAATGCGGATCAGCTCACCGATCTGCTCCAGGATTTCCTGGTACTCGGCCAGCAGCTTCTCGTGCTCCAGGCCAGTCAGGCGGTGCAGACGCAGGTCAAGGATGGCCTGGGCCTGTTCTGGCGAGAGGTAGTACTTGCCGTCGCGCAGGCCATACTGTTCAGGCAGGTCGGCCGGGCGGCACGACTCGGCGCCGGCACGTTCGACCATGACCTGCACGGCACTCGATTCCCAGGCGGTGGACACCAGGGCTTCCTTGGCCTCGGACGGCGTGGGCGAGGCTTTGATCATCGCGATGACCGGGTCGATGTTGGACAGCGCAACCGCCTGGCCTTCAAGGATGTGGCCGCGCTCACGCGCCTTGCGCAGTTCGAACACGGTGCGCCGGGTAACCACTTCGCGGCGGTGGCGCACGAAGGCTTCGAGCAGGTCCTTGAGGTTGAGCAGCCGCGGACGGCCATCGACCAGGGCGACGACGTTGATGCCGAACACGCTCTGCAGCTGGGTCTGCGAGTACAGGTTGTTGAGCACCACCTCCGGCACCTCGCCGCGACGCAGCTCGATGACGATGCGCATGCCGTCCTTGTCGGACTCGTCGCGCAGCTCGGTGATGCCCTCGATCTTCTTCTCTTTGACCAGTTCGGCGATCTTCTCGATCAGACGCGCCTTGTTCAACTGGTACGGCAGCTCGGTCACGACGATCTGCTGGCGACCGCCCACCTTGTCGATGTCTTCGATCTGGGAGCGGGCACGCATGTAGATGCGGCCACGGCCGGTGCGGTAGGCCTCGATGATGCCCTGGCGGCCGTTGATCAGGCCGGCGGTAGGGAAGTCAGGACCGGGGATGTGCTGCATCAGCTCATCGATGGTGACGTCCGGGTTATCGATCAGCGCCAGGCAGCCATCGATGACTTCGCCCAGGTTGTGCGGCGGAATGTTGGTGGCCATGCCCACGGCGATGCCGCTGGAACCGTTGACCAGCAGGTTGGGAATACGCGTCGGCATGACCGCCGGGATCTGCTCGGTGCCGTCGTAGTTGGGCACCCAGTCGACGGTTTCCTTGTGCAGGTCGGCCAGCAGCTCATGCGCCAGCTTGGCCATGCGCACTTCGGTGTATCGCATGGCCGCGGCGTTGTCGCCGTCCACCGAACCGAAGTTGCCCTGGCCGTCGACCAGCAGGTAGCGCAGCGAGAAGGGCTGAGCCATACGCACGATGGTGTCGTAGACCGCAGTGTCGCCGTGCGGGTGGTACTTACCGATCACGTCACCGACCACACGGGCGGATTTCTTGTACGGCTTGTTCCAGTCGTTGCCCAGTTCGCTCATCGCAAAGAGAACGCGGCGATGCACGGGCTTCAAGCCGTCACGCGCATCGGGCAGCGCTCGCCCGACAATCACGCTCATCGCGTAGTCGAGGTAAGACTGTCTCAGTTCGTCTTCGATATTGACCGGGAGGATTTCTTTGGCCAGTTCGCCCATGAGAAGCCTGATTCCTTTTTCTGGTGAAACTTCGCAGCGCCATCAAGGGCCGAACGAAGCTCGCCGCCGCAGTGCACTCGCCCGCGACGACTTACGACAAATCAATGAGTTGTGCCATGGATCTGCGCAATGAAGACCGCCGCACAGCGGGGTCTTGGAAACTGCCGGATATTACCACAACGGCAGGGGTAGTGGGAGATGCGGCAAGCGGCCAGCCGGGCCGCGAATTCATGCCCAGGCCAAGGGGCCCGCGCCGTGGTGCAAGGTAGCCGCGAGCACCACCAGGCCCGCGTTCGACAGCGTGCCCGGCAGGGGCGCCCAGGCATGGAAAAACGCCTGCAGAGGGCCACGCCCGGCAGTCGAGCGCAACGCAACCGCTGTGTCGCCTTTCAGTGCAAACGCTTGCGGCACATCATCTGCGCCAGCTTGGCCGTATCCGGGCGTTCGATGATGCCGCGCTCGGTCACGATCACATCGATCAGGTCCGCCGGGGTCACGTCGAAGACCGGATTGAACACCTCCACCTGCGGCGCCACCCGAGTGCCGGCATAGTCGAGCAGTTCATCCGGTTCGCGCTCTTCAAGCGGGATGTCGTCGCCCGTTTCCAGGTTCAGGTCGATACTGCTGCTCGGGGCCACGACCATGAAGCGCACACCATGGTGCATGGCGCTGACCGCCAGTTGGTAGGTACCGATCTTGCTGGCCACATCTCCGTTGGCAGCGATGCAATCAGCGCCGACCACGACCCAAGTGATGCCCTTGGTCTTCATCAGGTGCGCCAGGGCCGAATCGGCGCACAGGGTGACCGGCAGGCCTTCGTTGGCCAGCTCCCAGGCCGTGAGCCGCGAACCCTGCAGCCACGGGCGAGTTTCCCCGGCATAGACCCGCTCCACCATCCCTTCCAGAAAGCCTGCGCGAATCACACCCAGCGCCGTTCCGAAACCGCCGCTGGCCAAGGCCCCGGCATTGCCATAGGTCAGCAGCGTCTGGGCATTGCCCTGGTGCCGACGGATCAGCTCGGTGCCGTGCTGGGCCATGGTCAGGTTGGCCTCGCGATCGCTTTCGTGAATGGCCAGCGCTTCGGCTTCCAGTGCGCCCAGCACATCTTCGCCGGGACGCAGGCGTTGCAGGCGCTCGCGCATGCGGTTCAGGGCCCAGAACAGGTTGGCTGCGGTAGGGCGCGCCTCGGCCAGGAGCATGAAATCCTCTTCAAGGTCCATCTCCCAGTCGCCCCCTTCGGCCAGGCGCTCCTCGGCGGCCAGGACCAGCCCATACGCCGCCACGATACCGATGGCCGATGCGCCACGCACGGCCATGTCGCGAATGGCGGTGGCCACCTGCGCGACCGTGTCGCAGGCCAGCCAGTGCTCCTGGGATGGCAGCAGGCGCTGGTCGAGCAGATGCAGAACGCCGCCCTGCCAGCGGATTCCGGTCACCTTCTCGGCCGCCAAAAGTTGCTCGCGCATCACCTCTCCCCGTCGTTCGCGTATCAAAAGCCGGCGATTATAGCGACCCGGCGCCCTGAGCGCTCGGGTATACTTCGGCCTTTTCGAGCGCAAGCTGCGCGCCGCAGACACCCGGCAGCACAAGCAAGGTTGGGCACAGAGCCGCTGGCCGAAGCACCACCAACGCCCGCTCTCTGGCGTGGGCCTGCCAGGCCACGCACAGAAAGCTGCCGCAAGCTCTGCGGGCAAAAGGCTCATGGCGTCTGACAAGACAAGCCTGACGCCGTGCGAACGCTTGGGCCAACGCCACCGTCTGTATGTCATGCACCTTGCAGCTTGCCACGTGAAGCTGATTCCCACGTTTCTGAGGACTGTTCAATGAGCAACGTCGACCGCGCTGAAATCGCAAAATTCGAAGCGCTGGCCCACCGCTGGTGGGACCGCGAGAGCGAGTTCAAGCCGCTGCACGATATCAACCCGCTGCGCGTCAACTGGATCGACGAGCGCGCCCACCTTGCTGGCAAGAACGTGCTGGACGTGGGTTGCGGCGGCGGCATCCTCAGCGAAGCCATGGCCCTGCGCGGCGCTTCGGTGACCGGCATCGACATGGGCGAGGCGCCCCTGGCCGTCGCCCGCCTGCATCAGCTGGAATCGGGTGTGGAGGTCGAATACCGTCAGGTCACGGCCGAGGCCCTGGCCGAAGAAATGCCCGGTGCCTTCGACGTGGTCACCTGCCTTGAGATGCTCGAGCACGTGCCTGACCCCTCATCGGTGATCCGCGCCTGCTACCGCATGGTCAAGCCAGGCGGCCAGGTGTTCTTCTCCACCATCAACCGCAACCCCAAGGCCTACCTGCTGGCCATCGTCGGCGCCGAGTACATCCTCAAGATGCTCCCGCGCGGCACCCACGACTTCAAGAAATTCATCCGCCCTTCCGAGCTGGGTGCCTGGAGCCGCGTCGCCGGCCTTGAGGTCAAGGACATCATCGGCCTGACCTACAACCCGCTGACCAAGCACTACAAGCTCAGCAGCGATGTGGACGTCAACTACATGATCCAGACCCTGCGCGAGGAATAAGCATGCGCCTGCGAGCGGTACTCTTCGACATGGACGGCACCTTGCTGGACACGGCGCCCGACTTCATCGCCATCTGCCAGGCCATGCTCACCGATCGAGGCCTGCCGGTCGTCGACGACGCGCTGATTCGGGGCGTGATCTCCGGGGGTGCACGCGCCATGGTGGCCGCCACCTTCGCCATGGACCCGCAGGCCGAAGGTTTCGAAGCCTTGCGCCTGGAGTTCCTGGAGCGCTACCAGCGCGACTGCGCCGTGCATACCCGCCTGTTCGACGGCATGGCCGAGCTGCTGGAGGACATCGAGCGAGGCAAGCTGTTGTGGGGCGTGGTCACCAACAAGCCTGTGCGCTTCGCCGAGCCGATCATGCAGCGCCTGGGGCTGGCTGAACGCTCGGCCTTGCTGATCTGCCCGGATCATGTAAAGAACAGCAAGCCCGACCCCGAGCCGCTCATCCTGGCCTGCAAAACCTTGGCGCTGGACCCTGCCAGCGTGCTGTTCGTCGGTGACGATCTGCGCGATATCGAATCCGGCCGCGATGCCGGCACCCGCACCGCAGCGGTACGCTTCGGCTACATCCATCCCGAGGACAACCCCAACAACTGGGGTGCCGATGTGGTGGTGGACAGCCCGCAGGACCTGCGTAAAGTCATCGACGGCGCCCTCTGTGGTTGCTGATCACCGCTAACGCCTAAGGATCTGACATGTTCGAATACACTGCCCGCCCCGACCTGCTCAAAGGCCGGGTCATCCTGGTCACCGGTGCCGGGCGCGGCATCGGCGCCGCCGCGGCCAAGGCCTACGCTGCCCTGGGCGCCACGGTGCTGCTGCTCGGCAAGACCGAAGCGAACCTGAATGCGCTTTATGACGAGATCGAAGCGGCCGGGCACCCCCAGCCTGTGGTGATCCCGTTCAACCTGGAAACCGCCCTCGCCCATCAGTACGACGAGCTGGCGGTCATGATCGAGGAACAGTTCGGGCGCCTGGACGGGTTGCTCAACAACGCCTCGATCATCGGCCCACGCACGCCCATGGAGCAGTTGTCGGGCGACAACTTCATGCGCGTCATGCACATCAACGTCAATGCCACCTTCATGCTCACCAGCACCCTGCTGCCGCTGCTCAAGCAGTCCGAAGATGCTTCGGTGGTGTTCACCAGCAGCAGTGTCGGGCGCAAGGGCCGCGCTTATTGGGGCGCCTACGGCATCTCCAAGTTCGCCACCGAAGGCATGATGCAGACCCTGGCAGACGAGCTCGAAGGGGTGGCGCCGGTGCGCTCCAACAGCATCAACCCGGGCGCGACGCGTACGGCCATGCGCGCGCAGGCCTACCCGAGCGAGAACCCTCAGGACAACCCGCTGCCTGAGGAAATCATGCCGGTCTACCTCTACTTGATGGGGCCTGACAGCAAGGATGTGAACGGGCAGGCATTCAACGCCCAGTGATGGGCTGGCCTACCTGACACAGCGTTGTGCATGTGCACTCGTCTCCCCGCCCATCGCCGAGGTGCCAGCGATGGGCGGGGCCTGCATCACGACAGCCGCGCAATCACCCCGCCGCCAACGCCGGGCTCGCCCGCTCGTGCTGGGTGACTTCAAGCTGCATGCACCGCTCCAGGAACAGGTACATGCAGTCATAGCTCTTGCAGATGGCTCGGCGCAACTCAGTGCGCAAGGCCATGCTCGGGTTCTCGCCTACCAGCGTACAGATGATCTCCAGCGCCTCCCACGGGTGGGTGTCGTCATACTGCGCGTGCATCTTCAGCCACTTCATGGCCCGCTTGCGCTGCTCTTCCGGAAAGCCCATCGCGTAGGTGTCGGTGGAACACACCACCGCCGACCACTCCCCGGTGGCCCCTTCGATGGCGTAGTTGGTGGCGGCCATGGCAATGGCCAGGTTTTCCGTGGCACACACACGCCAGCACCAATCGTTGAGGCCATTGAGCTCGGGCGGCACATCCTGGGCCTGCAGGTCGTGCAGGTGAATGCCGTGGGCGTGGGCCCAGTTCACCCAGTAGTCGGCATGGTTGAGCTCCACGCGGATATTGCGCATCAACCAGCGCCGCGCCATGTCCTCGCCTGGGTGCCGGCCATACCGGGTTTTGGTGAGGTTATGGGCCATGTACAACGAGAACTGCTCCACCACCGGCCAGCCACCGATCAGGTACTGGCGAATGGTCGCTTGCTTCAACTTGCCGTCACGCAGACGTCGATACACCTCATGGTCAACCACCCGCTGCTTGCTCTCATGGCAATCGGCAAGCAGTTGCTGGGCCCACTTGGGGTAACTGGCCGGGTCCATCAATGGCCCGATACGAACGAATGCATCAATCACTGTCTACTCCTTGTTCCTTGTGATTTCCAGCTAACTAACGAAACGTGCCAGGTGCCCGCTGCAACAGAGGCCGGGCGGCAATCCGTTGGCGATGCAGACTGTCACAGGTAAATACCTGGGGCCGCTCGATCAGATAGCCCTGGGCATAATCGACACCAATTTCCTGTAACGCTTGCTCGATCATGGGTGTTTCCACGAATTCTGCAATCGTGCGCTTGCCCATGACATGGCCGATATGGTTGATGACTTCGACCATGGCCCGATTGACCGGGTCGTCCAGCATGTCCTTGACGAAGCTGCCGTCGATCTTGAGAAAGTCGACGGGCAGATGCTTGAGGTAGGCGAACGATGACATGCCAGCACAGAAATCATCCAGTGAAAAACGACAACCCAGGCCTTTTAGCTCATTGATGAAGCGGATGGCGCTGCCCAGGTTGGCAATGGCGCTGGTTTCGGTGATCTCGAAGCAGATCATGCGCGGAGGAATAGCATATTCGGCGAACAGGCGCTGCAGGTACTCGAGGAACTTGTCATCGCCGATGCTGGCACCGGACAAGTTGATGGCGCAGGTCGATAGCGGCCCCTGGTGGCCGGCATCTAGGCATTGGCGGATGATGATGAAGACGTTGCG is part of the Pseudomonas parafulva genome and harbors:
- a CDS encoding TenA family transcriptional regulator gives rise to the protein MIDAFVRIGPLMDPASYPKWAQQLLADCHESKQRVVDHEVYRRLRDGKLKQATIRQYLIGGWPVVEQFSLYMAHNLTKTRYGRHPGEDMARRWLMRNIRVELNHADYWVNWAHAHGIHLHDLQAQDVPPELNGLNDWCWRVCATENLAIAMAATNYAIEGATGEWSAVVCSTDTYAMGFPEEQRKRAMKWLKMHAQYDDTHPWEALEIICTLVGENPSMALRTELRRAICKSYDCMYLFLERCMQLEVTQHERASPALAAG
- the ubiG gene encoding bifunctional 2-polyprenyl-6-hydroxyphenol methylase/3-demethylubiquinol 3-O-methyltransferase UbiG; its protein translation is MSNVDRAEIAKFEALAHRWWDRESEFKPLHDINPLRVNWIDERAHLAGKNVLDVGCGGGILSEAMALRGASVTGIDMGEAPLAVARLHQLESGVEVEYRQVTAEALAEEMPGAFDVVTCLEMLEHVPDPSSVIRACYRMVKPGGQVFFSTINRNPKAYLLAIVGAEYILKMLPRGTHDFKKFIRPSELGAWSRVAGLEVKDIIGLTYNPLTKHYKLSSDVDVNYMIQTLREE
- the gyrA gene encoding DNA gyrase subunit A translates to MGELAKEILPVNIEDELRQSYLDYAMSVIVGRALPDARDGLKPVHRRVLFAMSELGNDWNKPYKKSARVVGDVIGKYHPHGDTAVYDTIVRMAQPFSLRYLLVDGQGNFGSVDGDNAAAMRYTEVRMAKLAHELLADLHKETVDWVPNYDGTEQIPAVMPTRIPNLLVNGSSGIAVGMATNIPPHNLGEVIDGCLALIDNPDVTIDELMQHIPGPDFPTAGLINGRQGIIEAYRTGRGRIYMRARSQIEDIDKVGGRQQIVVTELPYQLNKARLIEKIAELVKEKKIEGITELRDESDKDGMRIVIELRRGEVPEVVLNNLYSQTQLQSVFGINVVALVDGRPRLLNLKDLLEAFVRHRREVVTRRTVFELRKARERGHILEGQAVALSNIDPVIAMIKASPTPSEAKEALVSTAWESSAVQVMVERAGAESCRPADLPEQYGLRDGKYYLSPEQAQAILDLRLHRLTGLEHEKLLAEYQEILEQIGELIRILNSAERLMEVIREELEAIRAEYGDARRTEILNASHDLNYGDMIPEEERVVTISHGGYAKTQPLSAYQAQRRGGKGKSATGVKDEDYIEHLLVANSHATLLLFSSKGKVYWKKTYEIPEASRAARGRPLVNLLPLEEGERITAMLQVDLEALQQNADLEEELEDADDTVLEGELVEVEEVDEEEGDTPEWAAEPTGAYIFMATASGTVKKTPLVQFARPRSNGLIALKLKEGDTLIAAAITDGAKEVMMFSDAGKVIRFAESVVREMGRTARGVRGMKLGKGQQIISMLIPESGAQILTASERGYGKRTPLSKFPRRGRGGQGVIAMGTKGRNGLLIGAIQVQEGEEIMLISDQGTLVRTRVGEVSSLSRNTQGVTLIKLASDETLVGLERIQEPSEEELDALIELDEEGVEAQAPDEQDAAGAEEAPQE
- the mtnA gene encoding S-methyl-5-thioribose-1-phosphate isomerase, with protein sequence MREQLLAAEKVTGIRWQGGVLHLLDQRLLPSQEHWLACDTVAQVATAIRDMAVRGASAIGIVAAYGLVLAAEERLAEGGDWEMDLEEDFMLLAEARPTAANLFWALNRMRERLQRLRPGEDVLGALEAEALAIHESDREANLTMAQHGTELIRRHQGNAQTLLTYGNAGALASGGFGTALGVIRAGFLEGMVERVYAGETRPWLQGSRLTAWELANEGLPVTLCADSALAHLMKTKGITWVVVGADCIAANGDVASKIGTYQLAVSAMHHGVRFMVVAPSSSIDLNLETGDDIPLEEREPDELLDYAGTRVAPQVEVFNPVFDVTPADLIDVIVTERGIIERPDTAKLAQMMCRKRLH
- the pheA gene encoding prephenate dehydratase; this encodes MSEHELQALRVRIDSLDERILELISERARCAQEVAKVKTASLAEGEAPVFYRPEREAAVLKRVMERNKGPLDNEEMARLFREIMSSCLALEEPLKIAYLGPEGTFTQAAAMKHFGHAVVSRPMAAIDEVFREVAAGAVNFGVVPVENSTEGAVSHTLDSFLEHDMVICGEVELRIHHHLLVGENTKTDSISRIYSHAQSLAQCRKWLDAHYPNVERVAVSSNAEAAKRVKGEWNSAAIAGDMAANLYGLTRLAEKIEDRPDNATRFLMIGNQEVPPTGDDKTSIIVSMSNKPGALHELLVPFHQNGIDLTRIETRPSRSGKWTYVFFIDFVGHHRDPLIKAVLEQISQEAVALKVLGSYPKAVL
- the mupP gene encoding N-acetylmuramic acid 6-phosphate phosphatase MupP; protein product: MRLRAVLFDMDGTLLDTAPDFIAICQAMLTDRGLPVVDDALIRGVISGGARAMVAATFAMDPQAEGFEALRLEFLERYQRDCAVHTRLFDGMAELLEDIERGKLLWGVVTNKPVRFAEPIMQRLGLAERSALLICPDHVKNSKPDPEPLILACKTLALDPASVLFVGDDLRDIESGRDAGTRTAAVRFGYIHPEDNPNNWGADVVVDSPQDLRKVIDGALCGC
- a CDS encoding YciK family oxidoreductase, translated to MFEYTARPDLLKGRVILVTGAGRGIGAAAAKAYAALGATVLLLGKTEANLNALYDEIEAAGHPQPVVIPFNLETALAHQYDELAVMIEEQFGRLDGLLNNASIIGPRTPMEQLSGDNFMRVMHINVNATFMLTSTLLPLLKQSEDASVVFTSSSVGRKGRAYWGAYGISKFATEGMMQTLADELEGVAPVRSNSINPGATRTAMRAQAYPSENPQDNPLPEEIMPVYLYLMGPDSKDVNGQAFNAQ
- the serC gene encoding 3-phosphoserine/phosphohydroxythreonine transaminase, whose amino-acid sequence is MSKRAFNFCAGPAALPDAVLQRAQAEMLDWHGKGLSVMEMSHRSDDYVAIAEKAEQDLRDLLSIPSNYKVLFLQGGASQQFAEIPLNLLPEDGTADYIETGIWSKKAIEEARRFGNVNVAASAKPYDYLAIPGQNEWNLTANAAYVHYASNETIGGLQFDWVPQTGDVPLVVDMSSDILSRPIDVSQFGLIYAGAQKNIGPSGLVVVIVREDLLGHARSSCPTMLDYKVSADNGSMYNTPATYAWYLSGLVFEWLKEQGGVDAMEQRNRAKKDLLYGFIDASAFYSNPISVNARSWMNVPFRLADERLDKAFLAGADARGLLNLKGHRSVGGMRASIYNALGLDAVEALVDYMAEFEKEHG